In Carya illinoinensis cultivar Pawnee chromosome 10, C.illinoinensisPawnee_v1, whole genome shotgun sequence, one DNA window encodes the following:
- the LOC122279991 gene encoding probable DEAD-box ATP-dependent RNA helicase 48 — translation MSILQNSLSIQTLPQQLSFSKALTGPTLIFFRPKLSYPLLQNQFITTKTTTIRMGGGPRTYPGGVSKWQWKRMQAKKSKQLLKARLCRERQIYEMRKRAELKAAVSDLERPWEVVERAPNLLSVDADEQVKVLADRFQRPGGFDLWTERDGPQLFNTVDDLPSARFFPKGVVHSIKPYRRNAGFDELNGVEEGLRSDSGNGGAVGEQKNAFKSNRRSTVRKSTGASSSEWEGQDLDGSETKGYYRKSNLEASGVNSGKGKTSNGKLRKNENRRFASAGSNGSSGLNYGQVGFDRKQRGKGSIKRGYELNDSHSDVYDMSLQEDGRFKFQPKNGR, via the coding sequence ATGTCAATTCTCCAAAACTCTCTCTCAATCCAGACCCTCCCGCAACAGCTCTCATTCTCTAAGGCTTTGACCGGTCCGACCCTCATATTCTTCCGCCCGAAACTCTCGTACCCTTTGCTCCAAAACCAATTCATCACAACCAAAACGACGACGATTCGGATGGGAGGAGGGCCTAGGACCTACCCGGGCGGCGTCTCCAAGTGGCAGTGGAAGCGAATGCAGGCTAAGAAATCCAAGCAGCTCCTCAAGGCCCGCCTCTGCCGCGAGCGCCAGATTTACGAGATGCGCAAGCGAGCCGAACTCAAGGCAGCCGTGTCTGACCTCGAGAGGCCCTGGGAGGTCGTCGAGAGGGCCCCTAACTTGTTATCCGTCGACGCAGACGAGCAAGTGAAAGTCTTGGCCGACAGGTTCCAGAGGCCTGGCGGTTTTGACTTGTGGACCGAGAGGGACGGCCCCCAATTGTTCAATACCGTAGATGACCTACCCTCGGCCAGGTTTTTCCCAAAAGGGGTTGTTCACAGTATTAAACCCTATCGAAGAAATGCTGGGTTTGATGAATTAAACGGTGTTGAGGAGGGTTTGCGATCGGATTCTGGAAATGGCGGGGCAGTGGGAGAACAAAAAAATGCGTTTAAGAGTAACAGGAGAAGTACTGTGAGGAAATCGACAGGGGCGTCTTCTAGTGAATGGGAGGGCCAGGACTTAGATGGCTCGGAAACGAAGGGTTATTATCGGAAAAGTAATTTGGAAGCATCGGGGGTGAATAGCGGAAAGGGGAAGACAAGTAATGGGAAATTAAGGAAGAATGAGAATAGGAGGTTTGCGAGTGCGGGTTCGAATGGTTCGAGTGGGTTGAATTATGGACAAGTAGGCTTTGATAGGAAACAGAGAGGGAAGGGTTCCATTAAGCGTGGATATGAGTTGAATGATTCCCACTCTGATGTTTATGATATGAGTTTGCAAGAAGATGGAAGATTCAAGTTCCAACCGAAGAATGGCCGTTAA